In Magnetococcales bacterium, the DNA window GCTGCTGAACTCAGCCCGGAAATCCGACTCGCCATTCCCTCCCCGATGTTGGATTGGTCGGTGATGGGGGGGCTGGGAATTCTGGCAGTCGGGCTTACAGCGCTTCTGATTTTAGAGCTGTGGCCGGAATATTGAGCTTCAGTCCATCCCTGTTTTCTCAAGACAAGCCAGATCGTTTTTCCACCTCTTTATATGGCAAGGAACCACACCCCATGACCTCCCAGGAACTCCATCACGTTGGATCCCGACTCTTTGGGCCGGGATTGATTTCCAGGGTCTACATCAAGTCTTTGGCCCAGGAGCTGGGTCAGCCGGAAGCCCGGGTGCGCCAGTGGTGGTATGGCATTCAAAAAACCATTCCCCAGGAGGTGCCCAAAACCCTGGAACGCATTGAAATGTCCCTGGGTTGCTATGCGGGCTGAAGTTTGACGTCCTGGGCAGCTTTGCTTCGGAAGAGTGGTCGTATCTGGAGAGCCTGTTGCCATTTGACTCAGGAATCGTCTGGCATGGTGAAGCTGTCCAGTTTGTGAGCCATGGATGGAGATCCAGCAGCCCACCCCCTAGGAAACCGGGAACGCCCAGGCGTATGCTCTGGCTTGAGAGAAAGTCTGGGAGATAATCGTCTTGTTTTGGGAAGAGCGCCCCCTCCCTGGCGGGAGAGGGCTTGATCAGGGTTCTGGCAGGGAAGCATCAGGCTTTATTTGGTTTTTCCCTGGAGGATTTCAGCGATCAAAAAGGCGACATCCAGGCTTTGGGCAGCATTCAGGCGGGGGTCGCAAGTGGTCTCGTAGCGCTCAGGCAGCTGTTCTTCCCGTAAATCCTGGGATCCCCCCACACATTCAGTGACATCGTCACCGGTGAGTTCAAAGTGAACCCCACCAGGGATGGTGTTTTCCGACTGATGAATATCGAAAAACTGTTTGATTTCACTTAAGATGTTGTCAACAGAGCGGGTTTTGTGGCCGGTGGAGGTGGAGTAGGTGTTGCCGTGCATCGGATCGCAACTCCAGATCACCTCGGCACCGGTTGATTTGACTGCCTGCACCAGTTTGGGCAGATTTTCGCCGATTTTTTCGTGGCCAAAACGACCGATCAGGGTCAGGCGGCCCAGTTCGTTGTCCGGGTTGAGCTTTTCGCAGAGACCCTTGATATCGTCCGGCGTGACCTTGGGGCCGATTTTGCAGCCCAAGGGGTTGTGAACCCCCCGCAAAAATTCCACATGTGCCCCATCCAGCTGCCGGGTACGCTCGCCGATCCAGAGCATATGAGCGGAGCAGTCGTAAGGATCGCCGGTGAGGGAATCCTGTCGGGTGAGGGCTTCTTCATAGTCCAGAATCAACGCCTCGTGGGAGGTGAAATATTCCACCTCGTGGAGAATGGGGGTGTTGCCGGAATTGATGCCGATCGCTTCCATAAAGCGCATGGCCGCAGTCAGTTCATCGGCAAATTGCCCATAGCGTTTACCCTGGGGACTTTTGGCGACAAAATCCTGGTTCCAGGTATGAATCTGGGCCAGATCGGCAAAACCACCGCTGGTGAAGGCTCGGAGGAGGTTTAGAGTGCTTGCCGATTGAAAATAGGCCCTCTCCAGACGGGTGGGGTCAGGGAGGCGGGCCTCTTCGGAAAAGTAGGGATCATTGACGGATTCCCCCCGAAAGCTGGGCAGGGAGACACCGTCTTTGGTTTCCATGGGGCTGGAGCGGGGCTTGGCAAACTGCCCGGCAATGCGTCCCACCTTGACCACCGGTTTGGCGATACCGTTGGTCAAAATCACCGCCATCTGCAACAAAACCCGTAGCTTGTCGCGGATTGAGTTGGCGGTAAAGTTGTTGAAGGATTCGGCGCAGTCTCCCCCTTGCAGGAGAAACGCTTCCCCCTTTGCCACCTTGGCCAGATGTTTTTTCAGGGAGCGAACTTCCCCGGCAAAAACCAGAGGTGGGTAGGCGGAGAGGCGTCCAAAGGCCTCTCTGAGATTTTTTTCGTCAGGCCACTCCGGTTGTTGCAGAGCGGGATATTTTCGCCATGAGTCTCGTTGCCATGGTTCCTGGGACACGATCGGATTCCTCGAACGGCTTGAAGGGTCTTAAGGTTGGTCCATTTTGGACCAGGATTGCACTGAAGACCCATGTGTTGACACTAAAAATTCACCAATCCCTTCAGTATATCCAATTCCCATGTGGATCTCCATGTTCCTTGAACATAGCCTGTGGGGCTGATCCATCCGGTGCTCCGGATGGGCATTGGCAATCAGCGCTCTGTTTTTTGGGACGGATACCGTTATAGCCAAAAAAAACATCGGCAGGTCGATTTCCCGGAAAATTCCGACATGGAAAGGGTTTGTTTAAAATATTATTCTTATTAAACAATATTTTAAACCTTTCTTGCCTGGCTTGGTATGGAGTCTGGCGGGGTGCCGGAATCCACCTTGGAGACCCAGGTCCAGGGAGGTTCGCCCTTGTCCATCTGCTCCAGGAGGCTGTTGAGATCCCGGTTCAGGCGTTTGGTTTTCTTTTCGTTCAGCTTCAGGCCATAGAGATCCCGCAGATAAAAAACATCCACGGCCCGTTCACCATAAGTGGCGATTTTGGCAGCGCGAACCTGTACCTGGTGGCGTTGCAACAGGTGGGTGATGGCAAAAAGCAGCCCCAACCGATCCTTGGCCGTCACTTCCAATATGGTATGCAGATCAAAACTGTCATCCACTTTTACCGAGGTGGCGACTTCGAAGGGATCCTGCAGGTGGGTGCGGGGGTCAACCTGAGAGAGCAGCTCTTCGGGTAGCACCTGGCCTTTGAGAACCTGGGTGAGGGCTTCATGGATTCTCTCCAGCTTTTGCTCACTCTCGATAGCTCCCCCCTGCCAATCTTCCAGCACAAAGATGTCCAGAGCCATACCATCCTTGGAGGTGTGGATGTTGGCAGAAAGAATGTTGGCGCTCCGGGCGGCGAGAGCGCCGGATATTTTGACGATCAACCCGGGGTGATCCTGGGTATGGATCAAAAGATTGGTGGTGCCGGAGTCGGGAGAGGCATGAAAAACGATGCCCAGGGGCTCTGACTGGAGGGGGGCCAGATCAGAAAAATGGCGGGCCAGGACTTCGGCTGTGTAGCTGGCGAAATATTCGGGATAAAAACGATCCAGATGTTCGTTGATCAATGCCTCGGGCCATTGATCGGCCAAAAGCCGGGCCACGGCCCGTTTGGTGCCTTCGGCCCGACGGCTCAACTCCTGGGGCTTGGAGAGTCCCCCTTCGGTCATGGTTTCCAGGGTCAGGTTGTAGAGTTTTCTGAGCAGGGTTGCCTTCCATTGGTTCCAGGTATTGGGGCCCACCGCCCGGATGTCGGCCACGGTCAGCAGCAGGAGCAGGTCCAGGTGGCATTTGTCTGGAATTTGTTGGGAAAATTGCGCCACGGTTTGGGGGTCACTGATATCCCGGCGAAAGGCGGTGCGGGAAAAAATCAGGTGATTTTTGACCAGCCAACTGACCAGTTGTACCTCCTGGTCGGGCAGGCCCATACGTCGGCAGACCCGGGTGGCCATTTCCGCCCCCAAGATTGAATGATCCCCCTGCCGCCCTTTGGCAATGTCGTGGAAAAGGACACTGAGATATAGAACAACCGGATTTTTGATCTGACTGATCAGTCGGGTGGAAAGAGGCAGCTCCCGGGTAAATCGCCCCCCTTTGATGTGCCGCAGGGCTTCTACCGCCAAGATGGTGTGTTCGTCAACGGTATAGACATGATAGAGATCGTGCTGGGTTTGCCCTACCACCCGACCGAATTCCGGCATGAAACGCCCCAGCAACCCACAGGTGTTCATACGGCGCAACACCCACGCCACCGCCTTGATGCCATTCAACATTTTCATGAAAAGGGCGTTGACATCGGGATTTTGTCGGAATTTTTGGTCAATTAGGCCCAGGTTTTGCGTGATTAGCCGAAAGGTATCTGGATGGATACCCTTGGTGCGGCGTTGGGCCACTTCAAAAATGGCCAGCAGGTGGACGGGGTTTTGTTTGAAGACATTTTCCCCCTGAACCGTGATTTTGTCACCCACGATCCAGAATGGCCCTTCCAGATGGTGGTTGGCTTCACCGGTCACCTTTTGATGCTCCTCCTGATACTTTTGGAGGAAAATGTGTGAAAGATTGCCTACCTGTCTGGCCACCTGGTAGTAGCGGCGCATGAATTGTTCCACACCCAGTACCCCGGGGCGGTTTCGGTAGCCAAATTCCTCAGCGATTTCCAGCTGGTGGTGAAAGGTTAAACGATCATCCCGGCGTTTGGCCCGATAGTGGAGGGCGTTGCGCACCCTCTGGAGAAAGGCTCGGGAGCGGGTAAAGGTTTGATACTCCTCGGAGGTGATGATGCCCCGGGGGACCAGTTCCCGGATTCGATCCACCTGATAGCGGTATTTGGAAATCCAGAAAAAAGTGTGAATATCCCTGAGCCCACCAGGGTTTTCCTTGAGGTTGGGCTCCAGATAAAACATCGAATTGCCAAATCGTTCATGGCGCTTTCGTTGTTCGAGCAGTTTGCCCCGGAGAAAGGCTCCGGGATTTTTGAGTAGCACCTGCTCAAACAGGGTGGCGCGGTAGACCTGAAAAAGTTTTTTATTGCCAGCGATAAAACGGGACTCAAGCAGAGAGGTGCGGATTTCAAGCTCTTTTTCAGCCAACACCACGCAGTCGTTGATGGAGCGTACGGCTTGGCCCACCTCCAGTCCCAGATCCCAGAGAAAATAGAGCATCTTCGAGACACAGGCGTTCATCTCGGGGGAGGGGGTGTCGGGCATGAGAAAGAGCAGGTCGATATCGGAATAGGGGGCCAGCTCCTTGCGCCCGTAACCACCGGTTGCCACCAGGCTGAACGCCTCCCGAAGTGTTTTTTCTCCAGGGGAGTGGGGGGCGGAAATTAATTGATAGAGCACCTGTAGAAGGGTATCCGACAAATGAGTATGGCCTCGGACAATGCGGTGTCCTGAGGCACCTTTGAGGTGAAATTGCCGCAGTTTTTCCCAGCCCTCCTGAAGGGTCTGTTTAAAAAGAGCCAGAAGATCAGCCCGGCTCTCTCCCTGGGAGGGAAAGGGTTCTGTCGGTGGAATCAGCTGGCTGGACTTTTGGATGAGCTGTTTGAGATCAGCGATTTCCTGATTGGTAAATTTCACGTAAGCGGCATCCTTGTCAGGCTTTTGGTCGGAATAACGGAGCGCTCCCAACCGTGGGGATCGTGGCATCGGTGGGCTTGACCTTACCGGGAGCCAAGTTTCAGCGACCGACAGGCCACAGCGGTCAATCATACCTGAATCCACGGATCAGCTGAACTGCTTCTTTGGATGGCGAGATTCCGTTAAACCCGGGGAGGATAAAAGATGGAATACAAGAGGGGATGCAAGAAGGGATGCAAGGGGAGATGCAAGGGGGGATGCAAGAGGGGCTTCATAAGTGGGATGATTAGAGGTCAACCTTAAGCCGAACCCGTTCCAATTGGGGGGGCTGTGGTCGGGAAATCTCCTCCCAGAGGTAGGAATCAGCTGAATTTTGGTGGATCTGCCCAACATTATATGATGGGAGCGCTATCTGCTAAAACGTGTTTTCATCCGGGATCGAAACGGTCTGGATGATCCCGTTGAATCCTTTCAATATCCCTGGAAAAGGGTGTTGGTCGATGGGAAAAAAACAAACAAAATCAGGTGGAATATCTGGATAAAAGAGGTGAACAGGTCAGTTTGTAGGGCAAGGGGTGAGTTGAAAAACAGGCGATGAATGGGATGGCAGATACGGATTTTATTTGCGTTGGCGGATGAGATTCATACAATGCCCCGTCCGATACCCAGGTCCGTTTCCTTGAAGGGCTGGTATCAACAGATGTAGACTCACCNNNNNNNNNNNNNNNNNNNNNNNNNNNNNNNNNNNNNNNNNNNNNNNNNNNNNNNNNNNNNNNNNNNNNNNNNNNNNNNNNNNNNNNNNNNNNNNNNNNATTGCCAAAGACAGACCGAATCCTGTTCCTTGGTACACCAAATAAGGTATCCGTCATGATCGGTCATTCAGGGCGGGGCAGTTTTTTGCCAGGTCGCAAGGCTACGGATATCTTTATTGACGAGGGAACGATTGGCTATGTTCGGCTTTGGTTGGCTTGGCAAATTGATGGGCAAGTTCTCAACGGACATGGCCATCGATCTGGGAACCGCCAACACCCTGGTCTATGTACGGGGCAAGGGGGTGGTTCTTTCGGAACCTTCCGTGGTGGCGATTCACGAAGGCTCCCGGGGTTCGCGTCGGGTATTGGCGGTGGGTAATGAAGCCAAACGCATGCTGGGGCGCACTCCAGGTCACATCGTGGCCATCCGGCCCATGCGTGACGGGGTGATCGCTGATTTTACCGTCACCGAAGCGATGCTGAAGGATTTTATCCGCAAGGTTCACAGTCAGCGGCGGATCTCCTTCCTGGCACCTGCCCCCCGGATCGTGGTGTGCGTGCCCCATGGTGCGACCCAGGTGGAACGGCGGGCGATCCGCGAATCAGCCGACAGCGCCGGTGCCCGGGAAGTGCAGTTGATCGAAGAGCCCATGGCAGCGGCCATCGGTGCAGGTCTGCCGGTGACCGAACCCACCGGGTGCATGGTGATTGATATCGGTGGGGGAACCACCGAAGTCGCCATTATTTCCCTGGGAGGAATTGTCTATTCCCGCTCCATTCGGGTTGGAGGGGATAAGATGGATGAGGCGATCATTGCCCATGTGCGGCGCAAATATTCATTGCTGATCGGTGAGTCCACGGCAGAAAATATCAAAATTCAGATCGGTTCAGCCTACCCCATGGAAGAGCGCATCGACGTGGAGGTGAAGGGACGGGATCTGGTTAAAGGAGTGCCCAAACATCAAATCATCACCGACCCTGAGATTCTCGATGCCCTCTCCGAACCCATCAATTCCATCGTCGAAGGGGTGCGGGTGGCTCTGGAAAGAACGCCCCCAGAGCTGGCAGGTGACATCGTCGATCGGGGGATTGTTTTGACCGGCGGCGGCGCACTGCTGCGAGGTCTCGATCAGCTCCTCTCCGAGGAGACCAGTTTACCGGTCATCGTCGCTCCGGAGGCTCTCTCCTGTGTGGTGATGGGTTCCGGCAAGGCCCTGGAGGAGTTGGATTCCTGGTCCGACATCCTCATGGACCGGTAACCGCCAACGGCGTCCGATATCGTGCACGCCCTGCTCACTCTCCTGAAAGAAAAACGCCACGGCCTGGTGGCCTTTACGGTCGTGGTGGCCGCTTTTTTTCTGCTTTTTTCCGTTCGTACCGGCTCCCGTGAAATTGCCCCCCTCCACTCTACGGTATTGGAGGTGATGGCCCCCTTGCAGCGTCTTTTTTCCTCCCCTATCCAGGCTCTCCATGACGCCCAGGAGCATGTGGGTGATCTGATGCAACTGGATCATGACAATCGGGCCTACCAGAAGGAATTGGCCAAGCTCAGGCCTTTGGGGATACGCAATCGGGAGCTGGAGCGGGAAAATAGTCGCCTGCGCAAATTGCTCGGCATGCCCGAAGATCCCCGGTATCGTCATATGACCGCCCGGGTGGTGGGGGACTCCTCTTCGGCTTTTGCCCGCTCCTATCTTTTGGCAGCCGGTACCCACCACGGTGTGACTCAGGATACCCCGGTGACGGTCGCTGAAGGGGTGGTGGGGCGAGCGGTGCGGGTGGGAGTCAACAGCTCCCTGGTGCTCTCTCTCCTGGATCTCAACTCCCGGGTGCCGGTACTGGTGGAACGATCCCGAACCCGTGGGATTGCCGCTGGACGCAACGACGGCTCTTTGGGGCTTGAATTTGTCCCCAAGCAGGCTGATATCCGCTCGGGCGATCTCCTGATTACCTCCGGTTTGGGGGGGATTTTTCCCAAGGGATTGCGTGTCGGTCGTGTGGTGGGAATCACGGCAGATGGTCAGGGCCTTTTTCAGCGGATCATCCTCCAGCCTGCTGTGGATTTTGACCGTATCGAAGAGGTGCGGCTGCTTCTGCCTCTGGAGAGCCCGCTATCCCCCGCCGTTATCACCGGTTCTGGATTTTCCCTGACAGCCGACACCCACTCTGCCGATCTCCAACCCGCCAGGGACAAGGCACTGCATCCAGTAGCCACACCGTGATTTCCGCCCTGATCATCCCTTGGTTTCCCACCATCACGCTGATTTTTGCCGTGGCTCTACAAGAGGCCGCACTGCCTTTTTATGCCTGGTCCATTCTGCGTCCCGATCTGGTTTTGATCTGCCTGGTTTACTGGCGGCTTTACCAACCGGATCGGGTAGGGGTGGGGGCGGCTTTTTTGGCAGGGCTGGCGGTGGATGCGGTTTCGGGTACTCCCTTGGGCTTGAATGCCCTCTCCAAAAGCTTGCTGGTATTGCTGGTGGACCATCTGGCCCGGCGGCTCAGGGGGATCGATTTTTTGATCCTGTTGCCGGTATTCCTGCTCCTGGTTGTGTTGGATCAGGCGGTTCAGTGGGGGTTGATGATGCTCATGCAGGGGCCCCAGGTGCGCTGGTCCCTGTTTTTTGGGCGTCCGCTTGCCTCGGTGTTGTTGGCCCCGGTGACGGTGACCATCCTGGTATGGCTCCAGCAGATTTGGGTCGGGGGGGGGGCTGATGCTGTTGACAAGGAAAACACCCCCCTTATCGAGGCCTGACGTGCTCTCCTGCGATTCCCTGAATAGACGTCACTCATCCAGATCTGACCTCCTCTGCTGTCATCTGCTGTCGGGCCGGAGAGCCTGACGTGCTTCCCAACGAAAACGAACAGTTTTTTGTGGATGCCCGTCGCCGTCTGGTCATCATCGGCGCAGGCAACGCGCTGCTCTTTTCGGTGATCGGGGGGCGGCTTTTTCACCTGCAGGTGATGAAGGGGGGGGATTATCGGGATCTGGCGGAAAACAACCGTATCAGCCTGCAACCGGTCCCGGCCTTGCGGGGGCGGATTCTGGGACGTCATGGCCAAATATTGGTGGAAAACAGTCCTGACTACCGTTTGATGGTCACCCCGGAGTTGAGCGGTGGTCTGGAACGGCTCCTACAGCGGCTCAAGCCCTTTTTGGATATGAGTAGTGAGGAGATCCACAAGGTGTTGGATCAGGCGCGGCGCCAATCCTCTTTTTTGCCTCTGAATGTCAAATCCCACCTGACCTGGGCGGAGTTGAGCCGAATTGAGGCGCGGATTCACACCTTTCCCGGGACCACGCTACAGATTCAATCCTTGCGCCACTATCCCTTCGGTCCCTTGGCAGCCCATGTATTGGGTTACATGGGGAGTGTCAACGACAAGGATCGCAAAAAATTTCCTCATATTCCTTTTCGTTCCGGGGATCTGGTGGGCAAGACCGGCATGGAGCGCCGACACGAATCCAACCTGCGGGGGGTGGAGGGGATCCGGGAGGTGGAGGTGAATGCCCTGGGGCGTCAGGTGCGGGAACTGAACCAAACTCCCCCAACCCCCGGGGAAGATTTGCACCTGACCCTGGATACCGATCTGCAAAGGGATGCCGAAGAGGCTATCGGGGACAATGCCGGGGCAGTGGTGGCGATGAATCCCAATACCGGCGAAATACTCGCCATGACCAGTCAGCCAGCCTACGATCCCAACCAGTTTATCCGGGGGTTTAGCGGCAAACAGTGGCGCAAGCTGGTCAACGACCGCCGTCGTCCTCTCTCCAACAAGGCCATCGGCGGGCAATATCCCCCGGGTTCCACCTTCAAGATAGTGGTGGCTCTGGCGGCTCTGGCGGATGAGAAGGTGGATTCCGGGGAGCGTTTTTATTGCGGTGGCCACATCACCCGTCAGGATCATCGTTTTTATTGTTGGAAACGTCGAGGACATGGTCGGATGGATCTTAAACAGGCCCTGGCCCAATCTTGCGACGTCTATTTTTATCGCCTGGCGGAAAAAGTCGGTATCAACGCCATCGAACGCTTTGCCCGTCGCCTGGGTTTGGGGGATTCCACCGGTCTTGATCTGGCTGGGGAGCGCTCCGGACTGGTGCCTTCCCGTTCCTGGAAGCGGGCGCGTTATGGCAAACCATGGTATCCGGGGGAAACACTCATTTCGGCCATCGGTCAGGGCTATATGTTGGCCACCCCCCTGCAACTGGCCAATATGATCGCTACCATTGCCAATGGCGGTACTCTGTTTCGACCCAGCCTGATTCGTCACAAGCCCAATCAACTCCCCGAGGTGCTGGGCTTTGCCAATCTGAATCAGGCGCACCTGGCCCTGGTCAAGGATGGTCTGGAAGAGGTGCTGAACGGTCCCATGGGTACGGCTCTGAAGGCCCGTCCCGAGCATGTCCGGGCTGCTGGCAAGACCGGTACATCCCAGGTGGTTCGTCACCGGCGCAAGGAGAGCGGCAAGGTGATCAAGAGTGACAACCCCCTGCACCGGGATCATGCCCTTTTTGTGGCCTATGCCCCGGTGGATCAGCCTGAAATTGCCATCTCCATTGTGGTGGAGCACGGCGGTTCCGGAGCCTCTACGGCAGCCCCGGTGGCCAAATCGATTCTTGACCGTTACTTTGCCAGAAAAGCGGCTGCCCAAGGGCTGGGGGAGGGGGAAGGGGGAGGAGATGGACAAGGGGGGGCGTGAAGGAAGAGGCCCGATGGGGAAGGGTTGGATCATGAGGGGGCAAGGTAGGATAAGGGATCGATGCGAGGAAAGTGAGTGGCAGGTGGGGAATCATCAGGCCATAGAGAGGGTGCGGGCCAGTGGGGTTTAGTTGGAATAAATTTTTTGGCTTTGATGGGGATGGCTCCCTGGTGCTGGGGGAGCGACTGCAGCGCTTTCCCTGGGTGCTGTTGATATTTCTCACCATTACGGTGTGTGTGGGGTTGGCCACCCTCTATTCGGCAGTGGGGGGGTGGGACAATGTGCACCTGCTGTTGCGCCAGGGGGCTCGTTTTATGGTAGGGCTCGCCTTGATGGCGGTGATTGTTCTCTTTGGCGCTGAAAATCTCTATCGACGCTACGCCTATATCCTCTACATCGTGGTGCTGCTGATGCTGATCGGGGTAGCGGTAACCGGCAGTATGGGCATGGGGGCCAGGCGTTGGCTGGATCTCTCTTTCATCCGCCTGCAACCGTCGGAATTTATGAAGCTGGCTGTGGTATTGGCCCTCTCCCGTTATTTTCACGACCGCTCCGTCTCGGCCAATCTCACCATCAGGGATATCTGGGTGCCACTGCTGATTTTGGCAGCCCCCTTCGTCCTGATCATCAAGCAGCCCGACCTGGGGACGGCGGTGCTGGTGGCAGCGGTGGGTGTGGCGGTGATTATTGTGGCTGGTCTACCCTGGAAATGGCTACTGGCGACCCTGGTTGCCCTGGGGGCTTCGCTGCCCATGATCTGGAACGTCTTGCACGATTATCAAAAACAACGGATCATGACCCTGTTTTTTCCGGAAAGAGACCCCTTGGGGGCGGGATATCACATTATCCAGTCCAAAATTGCCGTCGGATCGGGGGGGCTTACGGGCAAGGGGTTTTTGGGCGGAAGTCAGAGTCAACTCAATTTTTTGCCGGAGCGACACACCGATTTTATCTTTTCGGTGCTGGCTGAGGAGTGGGGTTTTTTGGGCAGTGTGGCGCTGCTTTTTCTCTATGCCCTGATTATCCTGCGGGGGCTTTATATCGCTTCCAGCGCTCACAATCGTTTTGGTTTGCTGCTGGCAGCAGGGGTGACGGCCCTTTTTGGATTTCAGGTGGTGATCAATCTGGGCATGGTGATCGGGCTTCTGCCGGTGGTGGGCATTCCTCTGCCCCTGGTCAGTTATGGTGGCAGTTCCATGGTGACGGTGATGCTCTCCATGGGACTATTGGCCCATGTATCCATTCACTCCAAGCATCACGGCAGGCGCGTGGAACCAGGCGAGGCCTGAAGAGAATGGTGCCGCGTGGCTTCTTTGGGCATGAAATAGATTCAGTTCGCACCTTCTTGAGTGGAGAGATCCCTGCTGTCCGGTGGATCGTTCGGATCGGGCGCTGTTTGTTGGCTACATCCGTCATGGAAAGGGAACAATGGCGATGAAAATATCAGAACTGGGTGATTTGTTGGGGTTGGATCATCAGGGTGAGGAGGTGGAAATCAGAGGGGTTGCTCCCATGGAGAGCGCCACGTCTGATGACCTTTCTTTCATCTCCGAGGCCAAATGGTTGAGCCGCGACAACCAAGCCGGTGCGCTGTTGATTTTGGCGGATTTGGCTGATTCCCACAGCGCCCAGTTGCAGCAGCTGGGGAAGCCTGTGTTGTTGAGCCAGGCGCCAGCGTTGGATGCCGGGCGGGCCGGATTGCTGTTGGGCGCATCTGAGCTAACTGTTTCCGGTATCCACCCTGGGGCCTTTGTGGATGAGACAGCCAAATTGGGGCCCAACGTCTCAGTGGGGCCTGGAGCGGTTTTGGGCGCCGAGGTGCAAGTGGGGGCAGACACGGTGATCCATGCCGGAGCCGTGATTCATGCCCGTTGTA includes these proteins:
- the rodA gene encoding rod shape-determining protein RodA, with the protein product MGFSWNKFFGFDGDGSLVLGERLQRFPWVLLIFLTITVCVGLATLYSAVGGWDNVHLLLRQGARFMVGLALMAVIVLFGAENLYRRYAYILYIVVLLMLIGVAVTGSMGMGARRWLDLSFIRLQPSEFMKLAVVLALSRYFHDRSVSANLTIRDIWVPLLILAAPFVLIIKQPDLGTAVLVAAVGVAVIIVAGLPWKWLLATLVALGASLPMIWNVLHDYQKQRIMTLFFPERDPLGAGYHIIQSKIAVGSGGLTGKGFLGGSQSQLNFLPERHTDFIFSVLAEEWGFLGSVALLFLYALIILRGLYIASSAHNRFGLLLAAGVTALFGFQVVINLGMVIGLLPVVGIPLPLVSYGGSSMVTVMLSMGLLAHVSIHSKHHGRRVEPGEA